A stretch of Bos indicus isolate NIAB-ARS_2022 breed Sahiwal x Tharparkar chromosome 24, NIAB-ARS_B.indTharparkar_mat_pri_1.0, whole genome shotgun sequence DNA encodes these proteins:
- the TMX3 gene encoding protein disulfide-isomerase TMX3 isoform X2, with translation MFEHMQKRHRVFFVYIGGESPLKEKYIDAASELIVYTYFFSASEEVVPAYVTLKEMPAVLVFKDETYFVYDEYEDGDLSSWINRERFQNYLTMDGFLLYELGDTGKLVAIAVIDEKNTSVEHTRLKSIIQEVARDYRDQFHRDFQFGHMDGNDYINTLLMDELKVPTVVVLNTSNQQYFLLDRQIKNAEDMVQFINNILDGTVDAQGGDSILQRLKRIVFDAKSTVVSIFRSSPLMGCFLFGLPLGVISIMCYGICTADADGGYIEERYEVSKNEPDDSPEPAERPEPPQPRGAASPLPAPQEPKDVLEKKKD, from the exons TGGAGAGTCACCTCTGAAG GAGAAATACATTGATGCTGCTTCAGAATTAATTGTATATACATACTTCTTTTCTGCCTCAGAAGAAGTCGTCCCTGCG TATGTGACCCTGAAAGAGATGCCTGCCGTGCTTGTTTTCAAAGATGAAACCTATTTTGTTTATGATG AGTATGAAGATGGTGATCTGTCATCTTGGATCAACAGGGAGAGGTTTCAGAATTACCTTACGATGGATGGCTTCCTCTTGTATGAACTTGGAGACACTG GAAAGCTTGTGGCTATTGCAGTAATTGATGAGAAAAATACATCAGTTGAACATACCAG attAAAATCAATTATTCAGGAAGTTGCTAGAGATTACAGAGACCAGTTCCACAG GGATTTTCAGTTTGGCCATATGGATGGAAATGACTATATAAATACCTTGCTGATGGA tgaatTGAAAGTCCCAACTGTGGTTGTACTGAATACTTCAAACCAACAGTACTTTTTACTAGATAGACAGATTAagaatgcagaagacatggtcCAGTTCATTAATAACATCTTGGATGGCACAGTAGAT GCCCAAGGAGGTGACAGCATTTTGCAGAGATTGAAACGAATAGTATTTGATGCCAAATCTACTGTTGTG TCCATATTCAGGAGCTCCCCGCTGATGGGCTGCTTCCTCTTCGGCCTGCCCCTGGGCGTCATCAGCATCATGTGCTACGGCATCTGCACGGCCGACGCGGACGGCGGCTACATAGAGGAGCGGTACGAAGTGTCCAAGAACGAGCCCGACGACAGCCCGGAGCCGGCGGAGCGCCCCGAGCCCCCGCAGCCCAGGGGCGCGGCGTCTCCGCTGCCCGCCCCGCAGGAGCCCAAAGACGTGCTAGAGAAGAAGAAGGATTGA